CCGTCGTGGTCGAGCTCGCCGTCCGTGCGGGGGCGCTCCAGCCCGGCGGCCCGATAGCACCAGCGGACGAGTGCGTCACGCCCCGCGTAGCCGGCTGCGCCTGCCACGGCGGCCCCGCCGATCAGCAGCCCGCGACGGCTGATGCGTTTTCGTTCCACGTGTGACCCCCTGATGCGCAGAACGCGTGCGGCGCCCCCCTGGTTCCAGCCGGGGCTCCGCAAGATCCAGCCCGTCCGGCGATTGAGGACATCGGTGACCGGTACCGCGACCGGACGCAACCCTTACCCTGGTACAGCTATGACTGACTTCCCCGGTGCACCTTCAGGACCTCGCGACGGCCGTCGCCTGCGCGTACTCGCCGCCATGTCCGGCGGCGTCGACTCCGCCGTTGCGGCCGCCCGTGCCGCCGAGGCCGGGCACGAGGTGACCGGCGTGCACCTCGCGCTGTCCGCGAACCCGCAGTCCTTCCGCACGGGCGCGCGCGGCTGCTGCACCATCGAGGACTCGCGCGACGCCCGCCGCGCCGCCGACGTCATCGGCATCCCCTTCTACTGCTGGGACCTCGCCGAGCGCTTCCGTGAGGACGTGGTCGAGGACTTCATCGCGGAGTACGAGGCCGGGCGCACGCCCAACCCCTGCCTGCGCTGCAACGAGAAGATCAAGTTCGCGGCGCTGCTCGACAAGGCCCTCGCGCTCGGCTTCGACGCGGTCTGCACCGGCCACTACGCGACGGTCGTGCTGAACGAGGACGGCACCCGCGAGCTGCACCGCGCGAGCGACATGGCCAAGGACCAGTCGTACGTCCTCGGCGTGCTGGACGAGAAGCAGCTGGCGCACGCGATGTTCCCGCTGGGCGACACCCTGACGACCAAGGACGAGATCCGGGCCGAGGCGGAGCGACGCGGCCTGGCCGTGGCGAAGAAGCCCGACAGCCACGACATCTGCTTCATTGCCGACGGTGACACCCAGGGCTTCCTCGCCAAGCACCTGGGCACGTCCGAGGGCGACATCGTCGACGAGTCCGGCACCAAGATCGGCACCCACGAGGGCGCGTACGGCTTCACCATCGGCCAGCGCAAGGGCCTGCGCATCGGCCACCCGGCCCCCGACGGCAAGCCGCGCTACGTCCTGGACATCTCTCCGGTGAACAACACGGTGACCGTCGGCCCGGTGGAGGCCCTGGACGTGACCGCCCTGACCGCGATCAAGCCCCGCTGGTGCGGGGTGGCCCCGGAGGGCGTCGGCACGTACACGGCGCAGCTGCGCGCGCACGGCGGCGAGACGTCGGTGACGGCCGAGCTCGTCGGCGAGGAGCTGCGCGTGTCCTTCGCCGAGCCCGTCCGCGGCGTGGCCCCCGGCCAGGCCATCGTGCTCTACGACGGCACCCGGGTCGTCGGCTCGGCCACGATCGCGGCGACGGACCGTGTCCCGGCGGGTGCGGCCCACAGCGGCTGACCGCGACTGTTCTGATACGCCCGGCCCGCACACACGGCGGCGCCGGGCGCCGGTCTTTTCCGGCACCCGGCGCCGCCGGATGAAGAGGTGTCCCTCGGAGGTCAGCGCTGCGTGCGCAGGACGTTCGTGACCTCGCACTTGCCGCCGCTCTGGGGTGCGCCCGGCTTGGGGACGTAGGGGGTCGAGACGTCGAGGTTGCTCGTCTTGCCCGGCTGGACCCACGGGATGGACGGGTTGCGGGTGCCGATGACGGCACCGTCCGGGCCGGTGAACTTCACGGTGATGCGGTAGTCGTACGAGACCGTCGAGCTGCTGTTGGTGGCGGCCAGCTTCGCGGTGATGCCCAGCCGGTCGGTGTACGCGCAGTCGAGGATCTTGATGTCCCGCATCGCGGAGTTCCGGCTGCCGCTGCCGCCGGTCGAGCCGAAGGTGGTCGAGCCCGAGGAGGTCGTCGAGTCGCCGGACGTGCCGCTCGTCGTGCCGGAGGTCGTACCGGAGGAGGTCGTGCCGCCGCTCGTGAGACCACTGGTGGAGTCGCCGGACGTACCGCCCGAGGTGGTGCCGCCGGAGGAGGACGAGGAGCTGTGGCTCGACCCGCCGCCACCGCCACAGCTGCCGCCGTGGCTGCCGCGCGCACCGGTGAGGGCGACGACGGCG
The window above is part of the Streptomyces syringium genome. Proteins encoded here:
- the mnmA gene encoding tRNA 2-thiouridine(34) synthase MnmA is translated as MTDFPGAPSGPRDGRRLRVLAAMSGGVDSAVAAARAAEAGHEVTGVHLALSANPQSFRTGARGCCTIEDSRDARRAADVIGIPFYCWDLAERFREDVVEDFIAEYEAGRTPNPCLRCNEKIKFAALLDKALALGFDAVCTGHYATVVLNEDGTRELHRASDMAKDQSYVLGVLDEKQLAHAMFPLGDTLTTKDEIRAEAERRGLAVAKKPDSHDICFIADGDTQGFLAKHLGTSEGDIVDESGTKIGTHEGAYGFTIGQRKGLRIGHPAPDGKPRYVLDISPVNNTVTVGPVEALDVTALTAIKPRWCGVAPEGVGTYTAQLRAHGGETSVTAELVGEELRVSFAEPVRGVAPGQAIVLYDGTRVVGSATIAATDRVPAGAAHSG